A genome region from Blautia coccoides includes the following:
- a CDS encoding M48 family metallopeptidase: protein MVKTSGKRTKMTKTYYLTENGLDIQVTKKAIRNMYLRVGGDGSVRVSAPLRMPERDIRRFILERMDWIEEKRQGTGQSQPPWELYKGGEREEKKQECRKRLEKILPQVIQECEQKTGVHAEEWRLRDMKTRWGTCNVEKKRIWLNVWLGEYPRECLEYVVTHELVHLLERGHNKIFYGYMDAFYPQWKNVKTRLNSGVQP, encoded by the coding sequence GTGGTAAAGACTTCCGGAAAACGGACAAAGATGACAAAGACGTATTATCTGACGGAGAACGGCCTTGATATCCAGGTGACCAAAAAAGCGATCCGCAACATGTATCTGCGTGTGGGCGGGGACGGAAGCGTCCGGGTATCCGCACCTCTTAGAATGCCGGAGCGGGATATCAGAAGATTTATCCTGGAGAGAATGGATTGGATAGAAGAAAAGCGGCAGGGAACGGGGCAGAGCCAGCCCCCCTGGGAGCTATATAAAGGCGGGGAGCGTGAGGAGAAAAAGCAGGAGTGTAGAAAGCGTCTGGAAAAAATCCTTCCCCAGGTCATACAGGAATGTGAACAGAAGACCGGCGTCCATGCAGAGGAGTGGCGTCTGCGGGATATGAAGACAAGATGGGGAACCTGCAATGTGGAAAAAAAGAGGATATGGCTTAATGTCTGGCTGGGTGAATACCCCAGGGAATGTCTGGAATATGTGGTTACCCATGAATTGGTCCATCTTTTGGAGAGAGGACACAACAAAATTTTTTATGGATATATGGATGCGTTCTATCCCCAGTGGAAAAATGTGAAAACCCGCTTAAACAGCGGGGTGCAACCGTAA
- a CDS encoding class I SAM-dependent rRNA methyltransferase, whose amino-acid sequence MSLAIATLKKGEGRSLKAGGPWIYDNEVASILGSFENGDMVMVHDFDGYPLGRGFINTNSKIRIRMMTRKSEQEIDEGFLRKRVRDAWEYRKKTVDTSSCRVIFGEADFLPGLVVDKFSDVLVVQSLALGIDRMKMKILELLKEEMAQDGVMIRGVYERSDAKVRRQEGMEPFKGFIGEPFDTKVEICENGVRYLVDVEDGQKTGFFLDQKYNRLAIQKLCRDAKVLDCFTHTGSFALNAGVAGAKSVLGVDASQLAVEQARENAKLNGLSGTVKFVCEDVFELLPRLEEEGEKFDVVILDPPAFTKSRNSVKNAVKGYREINLRAMKLVKDGGFLATCSCSHFMSYEMFTQTIGQAARNVHKRLRQVEYRTQAADHPILWAAEESYYLKFYIFQVCEG is encoded by the coding sequence ATGAGTCTGGCAATTGCGACACTGAAAAAAGGAGAGGGCCGTTCCCTGAAAGCTGGAGGCCCCTGGATATATGACAATGAAGTGGCCAGTATCCTGGGAAGCTTTGAGAACGGAGATATGGTGATGGTCCACGATTTTGACGGATATCCCCTGGGAAGAGGGTTTATCAATACCAACTCCAAGATCAGGATCCGTATGATGACAAGAAAGTCAGAGCAGGAGATTGATGAGGGGTTTCTGAGAAAACGGGTCAGAGATGCCTGGGAGTACAGGAAAAAGACAGTGGACACCAGCAGCTGCCGTGTGATCTTCGGTGAGGCAGACTTTCTGCCGGGACTTGTTGTGGACAAATTTTCCGATGTTTTAGTCGTGCAGTCACTGGCTCTTGGAATTGACAGGATGAAAATGAAGATTCTGGAGCTTTTGAAGGAAGAGATGGCACAGGACGGTGTGATGATACGCGGTGTTTACGAGCGGAGCGATGCCAAGGTGAGAAGGCAGGAAGGCATGGAGCCTTTTAAAGGGTTTATTGGGGAGCCTTTCGATACCAAGGTGGAGATCTGTGAAAATGGAGTGAGATATCTGGTAGATGTGGAGGACGGCCAGAAGACCGGATTTTTCCTGGACCAGAAATATAACAGGCTGGCCATCCAGAAATTATGCAGGGATGCAAAGGTACTGGATTGTTTTACACATACAGGATCATTTGCGCTGAACGCGGGGGTCGCGGGAGCAAAGAGTGTGCTGGGCGTGGACGCTTCCCAGCTTGCGGTGGAGCAGGCTAGGGAAAATGCCAAGCTGAACGGCCTGTCAGGTACTGTGAAATTCGTGTGTGAAGATGTGTTTGAACTGCTTCCCAGACTGGAAGAAGAGGGGGAGAAGTTCGATGTTGTGATACTTGATCCGCCGGCATTTACCAAATCCCGGAATTCTGTTAAGAACGCAGTGAAGGGCTATCGGGAGATCAATCTGCGGGCTATGAAGCTGGTGAAGGACGGAGGATTTTTGGCCACTTGTTCCTGCTCACATTTTATGTCCTATGAGATGTTTACTCAGACCATTGGGCAGGCGGCCAGGAATGTGCACAAGAGACTGCGGCAGGTGGAATATCGGACACAGGCAGCAGATCATCCCATTCTTTGGGCGGCAGAGGAATCTTATTATTTGAAGTTTTACATTTTTCAGGTATGTGAAGGGTGA
- a CDS encoding IMP cyclohydrolase, with product MKMLSLENELRENAYPGRGIVIGKSEDGTKAVTAYFIMGRSENSRNRVFVEEGEGIRTQAFDPSKLTDPSLIIYAPVRVIGNKTIVTNGDQTDTVYEGMEKGITFEQSLRTREFEPDGPNYTPRISGIMQVEAGIYHYAMSILKSNNGNPESCCRYTFTYENPAAGEGHFIHTYMHDGNPLPSFEGEPKLVGIPNDIDAFAENVWESLNEDNKVSLFVRFIDIATGKYETRIVNKNK from the coding sequence ATGAAAATGTTATCACTTGAAAATGAATTGAGAGAAAATGCGTACCCTGGCAGGGGAATTGTTATTGGTAAGTCTGAGGATGGAACAAAGGCAGTTACTGCATATTTTATCATGGGCAGAAGTGAGAACAGCAGGAACCGTGTGTTCGTGGAAGAGGGAGAGGGTATCCGCACCCAGGCATTTGACCCGTCTAAGCTGACTGATCCCAGTTTGATCATATATGCACCGGTGCGTGTGATCGGCAATAAGACGATCGTGACCAACGGTGACCAGACAGATACTGTCTATGAAGGAATGGAAAAGGGCATCACTTTTGAGCAGTCCCTGAGAACGCGTGAATTTGAGCCGGACGGCCCCAATTACACACCAAGGATTTCTGGTATTATGCAGGTGGAAGCCGGCATATACCATTATGCTATGTCCATTTTGAAGAGTAATAACGGCAATCCCGAGAGCTGCTGCCGTTATACATTTACTTATGAGAACCCGGCAGCCGGGGAGGGACATTTTATACACACTTATATGCATGACGGCAATCCGCTGCCAAGCTTTGAAGGAGAACCAAAGCTGGTGGGAATTCCCAATGATATTGATGCATTTGCTGAGAATGTTTGGGAGAGCCTGAATGAAGACAACAAAGTGTCTCTGTTTGTCCGTTTTATTGATATTGCAACCGGTAAGTATGAGACAAGGATCGTAAATAAAAATAAATAA
- a CDS encoding phosphoribosylaminoimidazolecarboxamide formyltransferase, giving the protein MKELALKYGCNPNQKPSRIYVADGSELPIEVLSGKPGYINFLDAFNGWQLVKELKKATGLPAATSFKHVSPAGAAVGLPMSDVLKKIYWVDDMGELSPLACAYARARGADRMSSFGDFISLSDVCDKDTAMLIKREVSDGVIAPGYTDEALEILKQKKNGNYNVIKIDPDYQPAPLEHKEVFGITFEQGRQELSIDDELLSNVVTENKEIPANALMDLKISLITLKYTQSNSVCFVKDGQAIGIGAGQQSRVHCTRLAGQKADNWWLRQCPKVLDLPFIDGIRRADRDNAIDVYIGEEYMDVLADGAWEKIFKEKPEVFTREEKRAWLDKLTDVTLGSDAFFPFSDNIERAYKSGVKYIAEPGGSVRDDAVIECCNKYNMAMAFTGIRLFHH; this is encoded by the coding sequence ATGAAAGAATTAGCGTTAAAGTACGGATGTAATCCGAACCAGAAACCTTCCAGAATCTATGTGGCTGACGGCAGCGAGCTTCCTATTGAAGTTCTGAGCGGCAAGCCGGGATATATTAATTTCCTGGATGCTTTTAATGGCTGGCAGCTTGTGAAAGAGCTGAAAAAGGCCACAGGACTTCCGGCCGCCACATCCTTTAAACATGTGTCACCGGCAGGTGCTGCAGTTGGACTTCCCATGTCAGATGTACTGAAAAAGATTTACTGGGTAGATGATATGGGTGAATTATCACCATTGGCATGTGCCTATGCCAGGGCAAGGGGCGCTGACAGAATGTCTTCTTTCGGTGATTTTATTTCCCTGTCTGATGTATGTGATAAAGATACAGCGATGCTGATCAAGAGAGAGGTTTCCGACGGTGTTATCGCTCCCGGATATACAGATGAGGCACTGGAAATCCTGAAACAGAAGAAAAACGGCAACTACAATGTGATCAAGATCGATCCGGATTATCAGCCGGCTCCGTTGGAGCATAAAGAGGTATTCGGCATCACATTTGAGCAGGGAAGACAGGAGCTTTCTATTGACGATGAACTGCTTTCCAATGTTGTGACAGAGAATAAAGAGATTCCGGCAAACGCATTGATGGATTTAAAAATTTCTCTGATCACACTGAAATATACACAGTCAAACTCAGTCTGTTTCGTAAAAGACGGACAGGCGATCGGTATCGGTGCAGGCCAGCAGTCACGTGTACACTGTACCCGTCTGGCAGGTCAGAAAGCTGACAACTGGTGGCTGAGACAGTGCCCGAAGGTACTGGATCTGCCGTTTATCGACGGTATCCGCCGCGCTGACAGAGACAATGCCATTGATGTCTACATCGGTGAGGAATATATGGATGTTCTGGCTGACGGAGCATGGGAAAAAATTTTCAAAGAGAAACCGGAAGTGTTCACACGTGAGGAAAAACGCGCATGGCTGGACAAACTGACAGATGTCACCTTAGGCTCTGATGCCTTCTTCCCGTTCTCAGACAATATCGAGCGCGCTTACAAGAGCGGCGTAAAATACATCGCAGAGCCGGGTGGTTCCGTACGCGATGATGCAGTCATTGAGTGCTGCAATAAGTACAACATGGCGATGGCATTTACAGGCATTCGTCTGTTCCATCACTAA
- a CDS encoding NAD(P)-dependent alcohol dehydrogenase, with translation MEGMMKVAIMTDIQKMDFEERPIPQPKDDEVLVKLDYVGICGSDLHYYETGAIGDYVVKPPFVLGHEPGGVVVEVGKDVKHLQVGDRVALEPGKTCGQCEFCKEGKYNLCPDVVFFATPPVDGVFQEYVAHEANLCFKLPDNVSTLEGALIEPLAVGFHAAIQGDAHLGQKAVVMGAGCIGLVSMMALKARGVSEVYVVDVMDKRLEKAMELGATGVINGMKEDVVAKVKELTGGRGTDLVIETAGAEVTSRQAILMARKGSTIVFVGYSRTGEVTLPMSIALDKELTFKTVFRYRHIYPMAIQAVADGKINLKGIVTDEFPLDEADKAMEFSMNNKADIVKAVIKIHE, from the coding sequence ATGGAAGGCATGATGAAAGTAGCAATAATGACGGATATCCAGAAGATGGATTTTGAAGAAAGACCCATCCCGCAGCCAAAGGATGACGAGGTTTTGGTAAAGCTGGATTATGTGGGAATCTGCGGTTCTGACCTGCACTATTATGAGACGGGAGCTATCGGAGATTACGTGGTAAAACCGCCTTTTGTACTGGGCCATGAACCGGGCGGTGTTGTAGTGGAAGTGGGTAAGGATGTTAAGCATCTGCAGGTAGGAGACCGCGTGGCTCTGGAGCCGGGAAAGACCTGTGGACAGTGTGAATTCTGCAAGGAAGGCAAGTATAATCTCTGCCCGGATGTGGTGTTCTTCGCGACTCCGCCGGTTGACGGTGTGTTCCAGGAGTACGTGGCACATGAGGCAAATCTCTGCTTCAAGCTGCCGGACAATGTAAGCACTCTGGAGGGCGCTCTGATCGAGCCTCTGGCAGTTGGATTCCACGCCGCGATCCAGGGAGATGCACATTTGGGACAGAAGGCAGTTGTTATGGGCGCAGGCTGTATCGGCCTGGTTTCCATGATGGCATTAAAAGCCAGAGGTGTCAGTGAAGTTTACGTTGTGGACGTGATGGACAAACGTCTGGAAAAAGCTATGGAGCTGGGTGCCACAGGTGTTATCAACGGCATGAAAGAGGACGTGGTAGCCAAAGTAAAAGAGCTGACCGGCGGCAGAGGAACAGATCTGGTGATCGAGACTGCAGGGGCAGAAGTGACCTCCAGACAGGCAATTCTCATGGCCAGAAAAGGCTCCACCATCGTATTTGTAGGATACAGCAGAACAGGAGAGGTAACTCTGCCTATGAGCATCGCTCTTGACAAGGAACTGACATTCAAGACGGTGTTCCGTTATCGCCATATCTATCCTATGGCCATCCAGGCAGTTGCGGACGGCAAGATCAATCTGAAGGGAATCGTGACGGATGAATTCCCGCTGGATGAGGCGGATAAGGCTATGGAGTTCTCTATGAATAACAAGGCGGATATTGTGAAGGCGGTTATTAAGATCCATGAATAA
- a CDS encoding LacI family DNA-binding transcriptional regulator encodes MAATIRDVAKKAQVSPATVSRYFSGSNVVGDELAKKIEEAARELHYTPNTKKRSEQGVIIVLVPHLRLGYFSEVLREIIEQMPKYKYKLVILPTVVGDDGYKLFFKELYVRGVIYLDEDIDRDMLRYIQAKNIKVVMLGGASFDSRCEMVHINDMSAAYEGMKYLLDLNHKQILILSDYSHSLSSGFQRLMGCQQALAEYGIQLDRDEMTEFGYLTFDNGYRLTENAIKKGKKFTAVFAFSDETAMGAISALHDHGYRVPDDISVLGFDGISVSGRTIPKLSTLYQPIDKMVEWTLNTFCNMNEKEQNQNMEYTLPYQLLKRGTCKKREVDE; translated from the coding sequence ATGGCAGCAACAATACGAGATGTTGCGAAAAAAGCACAGGTTTCTCCGGCGACTGTTTCACGATATTTTTCAGGGAGTAATGTTGTGGGAGATGAACTTGCAAAAAAAATTGAGGAAGCAGCGCGTGAGCTTCATTATACTCCGAATACCAAGAAGAGAAGTGAGCAGGGAGTGATCATTGTTCTGGTTCCGCATTTGCGTCTGGGGTATTTCAGTGAGGTATTACGGGAAATCATAGAGCAGATGCCAAAATATAAGTATAAACTGGTAATTCTCCCAACGGTTGTCGGTGATGACGGTTACAAGTTATTTTTTAAAGAATTGTATGTAAGAGGTGTTATTTATCTGGATGAGGATATAGACCGAGATATGCTCAGATATATACAGGCAAAAAATATCAAGGTGGTAATGCTGGGTGGTGCGTCTTTTGACAGCAGATGCGAGATGGTACATATCAACGATATGTCGGCTGCGTATGAAGGTATGAAGTATCTGCTTGATCTGAACCATAAGCAAATACTCATATTATCAGATTATTCTCACAGCCTCAGCTCAGGATTTCAGAGGCTTATGGGATGTCAGCAGGCATTGGCTGAATACGGAATACAGCTTGACAGGGATGAGATGACAGAATTCGGTTACCTGACATTTGATAATGGCTATCGTTTGACAGAAAATGCGATAAAGAAAGGAAAGAAATTTACAGCTGTCTTTGCATTTAGCGATGAGACAGCCATGGGAGCAATTTCAGCACTGCATGACCATGGATACCGTGTGCCTGATGACATATCTGTACTTGGTTTTGACGGTATCAGTGTTTCGGGAAGAACGATTCCAAAGCTTTCAACCTTGTATCAGCCAATTGACAAAATGGTGGAATGGACTCTGAATACGTTCTGCAATATGAATGAAAAAGAACAGAATCAGAATATGGAGTATACATTGCCATACCAGCTGTTGAAAAGAGGCACATGTAAGAAACGGGAGGTAGATGAATGA
- a CDS encoding carbohydrate ABC transporter permease, with protein MTGKKVSGKQLLWGIIRFLFLGFLVLISLGPLLWIVISSFKTNKEILSSAFSLPENWGLGGYRAALELAPIFKFYGNSVLIAVSSTLLNVLIISMAAYVLSRYRFKGNALITLLLSSSLLIPTSALLMPIYKIMMGLGLYDTRSGLILVYAALGLPTSLFIFKSYFQSIPRELEEAAYIDGAGFYRTFFTIIFPLAKSGLATGAILQFLTSWNEFMFGLILTKSTKVRTLPLALNYFTSQFSFNYTAMFAALTMVILPSIVIYIILQEQVTASMVAGSIKG; from the coding sequence ATGACTGGTAAAAAAGTATCGGGGAAGCAGTTGTTATGGGGAATCATAAGATTTCTATTCCTGGGATTCCTGGTTTTGATTTCATTGGGTCCTCTGCTCTGGATCGTCATATCATCATTTAAGACGAACAAAGAAATTTTGTCTTCCGCATTTTCTCTCCCGGAAAACTGGGGGCTGGGCGGCTATCGGGCTGCGCTGGAGCTGGCACCTATTTTTAAATTCTATGGGAACAGCGTCCTGATCGCGGTGAGCAGTACACTTTTGAATGTGCTCATTATTTCTATGGCGGCGTATGTTTTGTCCAGATACCGGTTCAAAGGAAATGCATTGATAACCCTGCTGCTCTCTTCGTCATTACTCATACCAACCTCTGCGCTGCTCATGCCAATATATAAAATTATGATGGGGTTGGGTCTGTATGATACGAGAAGCGGGCTGATACTGGTCTATGCAGCATTGGGACTTCCCACATCGTTGTTTATATTCAAAAGCTATTTCCAAAGCATACCCAGAGAGCTGGAGGAGGCAGCGTATATTGACGGGGCAGGATTTTATAGGACCTTTTTTACAATTATTTTTCCCCTTGCAAAGTCGGGTCTGGCGACAGGCGCCATTTTACAATTCCTTACATCCTGGAATGAATTTATGTTTGGCCTCATATTGACAAAAAGCACGAAGGTCAGGACACTGCCGTTGGCACTAAATTATTTTACTTCACAGTTTTCATTTAACTATACCGCAATGTTTGCAGCGCTCACCATGGTGATCCTCCCTAGTATTGTAATTTATATTATACTGCAGGAGCAGGTTACAGCCAGTATGGTGGCGGGTTCGATCAAAGGTTAA
- a CDS encoding ABC transporter substrate-binding protein, which produces MKMKKAIALSAAAVTAVSLMAGCGSNGDSGKEAPAKEEKGTEAVTEISFPTSWVGVSVNTEWFNNRMEAFNEEYGDKIKVNVEEIAGDQAYVDKMKVLYSSNALPDAFATGGYNLIDSMKDQLVDLTPYVDEEWKKQSSDVCWDVNSRDGKIYGIPYTRQVIGYFYNKDLFQQAGIEKPAETWDEFFEQCDKLMAAGITPLSMDTADSGWVTSLMLGAMIGQTEEGEKFMNTNLPTDYNTPEFIDAAGKIQTMFQKYTTPDAVGGKYENAASNFFMGETAIIANGPWMISDFYDTSLVEEGFADKVGTAMYPGKVMYNSGKIGFNVASKDEKTLEATLEFVKFMTSDESQRLMLEMTGDTPASENVKSDNVKPLVNEVLENGNKAERCINDFQSLWYANVVDEISIQYPLLAQGQITPEQFAQALTDAAGKN; this is translated from the coding sequence ATGAAAATGAAAAAAGCAATTGCATTATCAGCGGCGGCAGTAACGGCAGTATCCTTAATGGCAGGCTGCGGTTCAAACGGAGACAGTGGGAAAGAGGCACCGGCCAAAGAGGAAAAAGGTACAGAGGCAGTGACAGAAATCAGTTTTCCCACATCCTGGGTGGGAGTCAGTGTAAACACGGAATGGTTTAACAACAGGATGGAAGCATTTAACGAGGAATATGGTGATAAGATTAAAGTTAATGTGGAAGAAATTGCAGGAGACCAGGCATATGTAGATAAAATGAAGGTGCTGTACTCCTCCAATGCGCTGCCGGATGCCTTTGCCACGGGAGGCTATAACCTGATCGATTCCATGAAAGACCAGCTTGTGGATCTTACCCCCTATGTGGATGAGGAATGGAAGAAACAGTCTTCCGATGTATGCTGGGATGTGAATTCCAGGGATGGTAAGATCTATGGGATACCTTATACCAGGCAGGTTATCGGATATTTTTATAACAAAGACCTGTTTCAACAGGCAGGAATTGAGAAACCGGCAGAAACCTGGGATGAATTTTTTGAACAGTGCGATAAACTGATGGCAGCGGGTATTACCCCGTTATCTATGGACACAGCAGATTCAGGCTGGGTGACATCACTTATGCTGGGAGCGATGATCGGACAGACAGAGGAAGGTGAGAAGTTTATGAATACCAATCTTCCGACAGATTATAATACTCCCGAATTTATAGATGCCGCCGGAAAAATTCAGACAATGTTCCAGAAATATACTACGCCGGATGCTGTGGGCGGGAAATATGAGAATGCTGCCAGTAATTTCTTCATGGGTGAGACAGCCATCATTGCAAACGGACCTTGGATGATAAGCGATTTTTATGATACTTCACTGGTAGAGGAAGGGTTTGCGGATAAAGTAGGTACAGCTATGTATCCCGGAAAAGTTATGTACAACAGCGGGAAGATTGGTTTTAACGTGGCATCAAAAGACGAAAAAACACTGGAGGCAACACTGGAATTTGTGAAATTCATGACCAGTGATGAGAGCCAGAGACTGATGCTGGAAATGACAGGGGATACTCCTGCTTCGGAGAATGTAAAATCCGACAATGTAAAACCACTTGTCAATGAAGTGTTGGAAAATGGCAACAAAGCGGAGCGCTGTATCAATGATTTCCAGAGCTTATGGTATGCAAATGTGGTGGATGAGATAAGTATACAGTATCCTCTTTTGGCACAGGGGCAGATCACACCGGAACAATTTGCTCAGGCATTGACAGACGCAGCAGGCAAAAACTAA
- a CDS encoding carbohydrate ABC transporter permease, with translation MKVNKWKLASFLLPCMLLFGLIYLVPMCMVFGSSFFEWKAGGIFKFVGFQNYMDALHDARMGTALRNTGIWVLLQSVVHVGLGTVVAFMLSRQKRGWKILRTIYMIPNVVSAAALGVIFLNVFNAKYGIINSFLTKVTGSAFTKNWFFEPNSAFITVTWSWLLYTGLVIILILAGILSIPQDVVEAARIDGASEMAVNIRIRLPLIRTIMGTSVILAATSMLREFELIYLTTNGGPGDVTLNLPLYLYKTSMTDNNYGYANMMGVILIISGVMVVYLINRLFRMNEADY, from the coding sequence ATGAAGGTGAATAAGTGGAAGCTGGCAAGCTTCCTTCTTCCGTGTATGCTGTTGTTTGGGCTGATCTATCTGGTGCCCATGTGCATGGTATTCGGAAGTTCATTCTTTGAATGGAAAGCAGGAGGCATTTTTAAATTTGTAGGGTTTCAGAATTATATGGACGCGCTTCATGATGCCAGGATGGGGACTGCACTGAGAAATACAGGCATTTGGGTTTTACTGCAGTCCGTGGTGCATGTGGGCCTGGGAACCGTTGTTGCGTTTATGTTATCCCGGCAGAAAAGAGGATGGAAGATACTCAGAACGATTTATATGATACCAAATGTAGTTTCGGCTGCTGCGCTTGGTGTTATATTTTTAAATGTGTTTAATGCAAAATATGGAATTATCAATTCATTTCTCACAAAAGTGACTGGCAGCGCATTTACTAAGAATTGGTTTTTTGAACCTAACTCGGCATTTATTACTGTCACATGGAGCTGGCTTTTGTATACGGGACTTGTCATCATCCTGATCTTGGCTGGGATCCTGTCCATCCCACAGGATGTGGTTGAGGCAGCGAGAATAGACGGAGCTTCTGAGATGGCGGTGAATATCAGGATACGGCTTCCGCTTATTCGGACGATCATGGGAACCAGTGTGATCCTGGCAGCTACCAGTATGCTGAGGGAATTTGAATTGATCTATCTGACGACAAATGGAGGACCGGGGGATGTGACGCTTAACCTGCCGCTATATCTATATAAAACCTCCATGACAGACAATAATTATGGTTATGCCAACATGATGGGAGTTATCCTGATCATATCAGGTGTCATGGTGGTCTATCTCATCAACCGTTTATTCCGC